GCTCGCCGACGCCGAGCTCCGCGGGCTGCTCGAGGAGCTCGCCACCCCGAAGCACTGGAACGAGTACGTCGCGACCAACGACGTCGACTTCGCCTACGGACTCGAGGGCGTCGCGCGCTTCCGCGCCAACTACTTCGTGCAGGAGAACGGCGCAGGCGCCGTCTTCCGCATCATCCCCGAAGAGATCGTCCCGATCGACAAGCTGAAGCTGCCGGAGGCGATCCGCGGGCTCGCGAACCTGCGCGAGGGGCTCGTGCTCGTGACGGGGCCGACCGGCTCGGGCAAGTCGACGACGCTCGCCGCGATCATCAACGAGATCAACGCGAACAAGAGCCGGCACATCGTCACGATCGAGGACCCGGTCGAGTTCGTGCACCAGAACCGCAAGGCCGTCTTCTCGCACCGCGAGGTCGGGCTGCACACGCTCGGGTTCGGCCCGGCGCTGCGCGCGGCGATCCGCCAGGACGCGGACGTCATCCTCGTGGGCGAGATGCGCGAGCGCGAGACGATCTCGCTCGCCATCACGGCGGCCGAGATGGGCATGCTCGTGTTCGGGACGCTGCACACCAACAACGCCGCGAAGACGATCGACCGCATCATCGACGCGTTCCCGGCCGACGAGCAGAACATGGTGCGGCTCTCGCTCTCCGAGTCGCTCGCGGGCATCGTCTCGCAGCTGCTGCTCCCGACGGCCGACGGCAAGGGACGCGTCGCCGCGAACGAGATCCTGCTGCGCACGCCCGGGCTGCCGAACGTGATCCGCGAGAACAACGGCCAGATGCTCTACTCGATCATCCAGAGCGGGAAGACGCAGGGCATGCAGGCGATGGACGACGTGCTCTGGGACTACTGCCAGCAGGGGCGCATCACGCCGCACGACGCCTACATGAAGGCGACGGACAAGGCGCGCTTCGAGCCGCTCGTGAAGGAGTAGGCGCTGGCGCGCGCCGCTTGCGGCGCGCGGACGAGGTGCCACCCTGCGTCGGCCCGCGCTCGCCCGGCCGGGCGGAGAGCGCATGCTTCGTTGGCTCTGGCTCGTTCCGGCGATCGCGGTCTTCGGCGCGCTCGCCTTCCTGACGCACGGCTACGTCGTCGAGCGCATGGTGCGCGAGGCCGGCCTCGCCGAGCCGCTCGCCACGTGGCTCGGGGCGGGCGTGTGGTTCGGGCTCGCGCTGATCGTCGCGCAGCCGCTCGCCGAGCGTCTCGCGCCGCGCGCCGTCGGGCGCGCCGTCGCCGTTCCCGCCTACCTGTGGATGGGCGTGCTGTTCCTGCTGATCGTCGCGCTCGCCGCGTCGGACGCGGTGCTCGCGCTCGGCGTGCGCGCGGCGCACGCGGCCGGCGCCGTCGCGACCGCGACGCCCGCGGTCGGCGCCGAGCGCGCGGCGGTCGTCGCCACCGTCGTGCTCGCGGCCGCGGCCCTCGGGGTGCGCAACGCGCTGCGCGGGCCGCGCGACGTGCGCGTCGAGCTCGTGCTCGCGCGCTGGCCGCGCGAGCTCGACGGCTACCGCATCGTCCAGGTGAGCGACGTCCACATCGGCCCGATGCTCGGCGCGCGCTTCGCTCGCGAGATCGCGCGGCGCGTGAACGCGCTCGCGCCCGACCTCGTCGCGGTGACGGGCGACCTCGTCGATGGCCGCGCCGACCACCTCGCCGACGAGGTCGCGCCGCTCGCCGCCTTGCGCGCGCGCGACGGCGTCTTCTTCGTCACCGGGAACCACGACTTCTACTCGGGCGCCGACGTCTGGTCGCGGCGCGTCGAGGAGCTGGGCATGCGCGCGCTCCGCAACGAGGCCGTCCTGGTCGAGCGCGCGGGTGCGCGCTTCGCGCTCGCGGGCGTCGACGACCACCGCGCCGCGATGCTCCCGGGCGAGGGCGGCGAGGACCTCGACCGCGCGCTCGAGGGCGTGTCTCCGTCCGACGCGCTCGTGCTGCTCGCGCACGACCCGTCGACGTTCGCGCGCGCGCACGCGATGGGCGTCGACCTCCAGCTCTCGGGCCACACGCACGGCGGGCAGATCTGGCCGTTCCGCTGGCTCGTGCGCCTCGCCGTGCCCTTCGTCGAGGGCGTCCACCGGCGCGGCGCGGCGCAGCTGTACGTGAGCCGGGGGACGGGCTTCTGGGGGCCGCCGATGCGGCTCGGCGCCCCGGCGGAGATCACGGAGCTCGTGCTGCGCGCGCCCGCCGCTGGCAGCGGCGCGCGCGCCGCAGGAAACTGACGCGCCGCGCCGGAGCGCGCGAGCGGGAAGAGAGAGGAGACCGCGATGATCGAATGGAGCGAGCAGCACCTCCTGATCCGCGACGCCGTGCGTCGCTTCATCGAGGCGGAGATCGTCCCGAACCTCGACGAGCTCGAGCACGGCGACCTGCCGCCCTACGACATCCTGCGCAAGCTCTACGCGACGTTCGGCATCGACGAGCTCAACCGCGCGCGCTTCGCGAAGATGATCGAGAAGGCGAAGTCGGGCGGCGCCGACGCGGCGCCGCGCAGCGACGAGGAGCGCGGCGATCGCAGCGACGGCGCCGCGATGCAGCTCATCCCGATCATCGAGCTCTGTCGCTACTGCCCGGGCATGGTGACGGCGATGGGCGTCTCGGTCGGGCTCACGGGCAGCGCGGTGATGTCGAAGGGCACGATCGAGCAGAAGGAGCGCTGGGGGCTCGACCTGCTCACGTTCGCGAAGGTGGGCGCCTGGGCGATCACCGAGCCCGGCTCCGGCTCCGACGCGTTCGGCGGCATGAAGGCGAGCGCCCGGCGCGAAGGCGACGAGTTCGTGCTGAACGGCTCGAAGACCTTCATCACGAACGGGCCCCACGCGGACACGATCGTGTTCATCTGCAAGCTCGACGAGGCGGGTGTCGACCCGCGCGACCGCCGCATCCTGAACTTCGTGCTCGACCGCGGCATGCCCGGCCTCGAGCAGTCGAAGCCGCTCCGCAAGATGGGCATGCACTCGTCGCCGACCGGCGAGCTCTTCCTGAACGACGTGCGCGTCGGAATGGACCGCCTGCTCGGTGGCGAGAAGGCACTCGAGAAGGGGTCGGGGCGCTCGAGCGCGAAGGACACCTTCCAGACCGAGCGCAGCGGCGTCGCCGCGATGGCGCTCGGCATCGTCGAGCGGTGCCTCGAGCTGTCGGTCGCGTACGCGAAGGAGCGCGTCCAGTTCGGGCAGCCGATCGGGCAGTTCCAGCTCATCCAGGACAAGCTCGCGCGCATGGAGGTCGCGCGCGTGAACCTGCAGAACCTCGTCTTCCGCGTGATCGAGGGGGCGGCCGTCGGCCGGCCGATGACGCTCGCCGAGGCGTCGGCGATGAAGCTCTACGCCGCGCGCGCCGCCGTCGAGGTGTCGATGGAGGCCGTGCAGGTGTTCGGCGGGAACGGGTACATGTCCGAGTACCGCGTCGAGCAGCTCGCGCGCGATGCCAAGGTGCTGCAGATCTACGCCGGCACCGACGAGATGCAGATCCGCGCGATCGCGCTCGACCTGCTCAAGGGATAGCCGGGGGTGCCGGTCGAGCGGCTGCGCATCGAGGTGCCCGGCCGCGGCCTCCGGGAGATCACGCGCGAGGTCGGCGCCGCCGTCGCGCGCGCGGGCGTCGCGGAGGGGCTCTGCACGGTCTTCGTGCGCCACACGTCGGCGAGCCTCGTGATCCAGGAGAACGCCGACCCGTCGGCCGCCCGCGACCTCGAAGCGTTCCTCGACCGCCTCGTCCCGGAAGGCGACGCCCTGTTCACGCATACGGCCGAAGGTGCGGACGACATGCCGGCCCACGTGAAGTCCGCTCTCACTGCAACCTCCGTGGCCATCCCGGTGTTAGGCGGGAGGCTCGGCCTCGGGACGTGGCAGGGCGTGTTCCTGTGGGAGCACCGCCGGAGGCGGGGCGCACGCGAGGTGCTGGTCCACACGGGCGTGTGACCGGGCGGCGCGCGCCGGCGCCGCTCCCGGGCGCGCGGTGCCGGGCCGGGCCGTGCACCGCGGTCAAGCGGCCCGGTGCAGGGCCCGATACGGCGCGCCATGCACGCGCCGCGCGATCCGATCTCCGACGCCTTCCCGCACGTGCCGCGGCGTCGCGCGCGCCGCAGCCGCCGCCGCTCGCGACGGGCCGCCCGGTTGATCGCCCCGTTCGGTCTCCTCGCGCTGCTCGCCGTGCTCTCGATGGGAACGATCAAGATCGTCGAGGTCGCGGTGCCGACGCCGTCGCAGGGAGCACGGCTCCCCGATCGCGGCTTCGCCGAGAGCGAGCGCGTCTCGGGCCCGCACGAGCTCGAGTCCGTGCTCGACCGGCGCTACGTCCCGCGCGTCGAGGTGCCGGGCGAGCGGCTGTCGTTCGGAGAGGAAGACGACGCCCTCGCGCCGTTCCTGCCGCCGCAGGTCGCCGGCGGCGACGACCTCGACGCCGCGCTTCTCGACGCGGCGTACTAGCGAGCGACGCGCGGCGCCGTTCGCGCGATGCGCCGCGCTACTTCACGATCTCGAGCAGCTCGACCTCGAACACGAGCGCGGCGCCGCCCTTGATGGCGGGAGGGGCGCCGGCGTCGCCGTAGGCGACGTCCGACGGGCACAGCAGGCGGCTCTTCCCGCCGACGCGCATCGTGGTGACGCCGTCCTGCCAGCACTTCACGACGCCCGCGAGCGGCGTGCGGAACGGCTGGCCGCGCTCGACCGACGAATCGAAGACGCTGCCGTCGCGCAGCGTGCCGTGGTAGTGGACGACCACGGTGTCGCTCACGGTCGGCTGGTCGCCGGTTCCGGCGCGGAGCTCGTCGACGAGCACGCCGCTCTCGAGCCTGCGCACGCCGGGCTTGCGCGCCTCGGCGTCGAGGAAGGCCTGCGAAGCCTGCTTCTCGACGGCGGCCGCCGCGCTCGCGCGCGACTGCATCAGCTCCCGGATGCGCGGGCCGTACGTCTGCCCGTCGAGGTCCATCGCATTCCCCGCCAGGGCGTCGCGCATGCCGCGCTGCACCACCGCGAGCTCGTCGGCGCTGAGCGCGAACGGCGCGAGGTTGCGCGCGGCGAGCGTGCCGAGGAAGTAGAGCGTCTTCTCCTCGTCGGTCTTCGGCGGGCCATCGGCGGCGAACGACGCGGCTGCGACGAACGATCCGAGGGCGAGTGCGAGCACGGCAACGAGCGGGCGCGGGATCATCGATTCCCTCCGTGGGCGTCGCGGGACGCGAAGGCGCGCGAGCATACCAACGGACGTGGGGCGCGCTCGCGCGCGGCCGGGCTCGGATGCCGTCCGGTGTGCGCCGTCAGCGGCGTGTGCGGCGCGGTGTGGCGCGCCCGCGCGCATCGGCGAGAGCCGCGCGCAGGTAGCGGCCCGTGTGCGAGCCGGCCGCGCGAGCGACGTCCTCGGGCGTTCCCTGCGCCACGATCCGTCCGCCTTCCGGGCCGCCCTCGGGCCCGAGGTCGACGACCCAGTCCGCGCAGCGGATCACGTCGAGGTTGTGCTCGATCACGACGACGCTGTTGCCCGCGTCGACGAGCTGCTGCAGCACGGCGAGCAGCTTGCGGACGTCGTCGAAGTGCAGGCCCGTCGTCGGCTCGTCGAGGATGTAGAGGGTGCGGCCCGTGGCGCGCTTCGCGAGCTCGCGCGCGAGCTTGATGCGCTGCGCCTCGCCGCCCGACAGCGTCGGCGACGGCTGGCCCAGATGGAGGTAGTCGAGCCCGACCTGCTGCAGCAGCTCGAGCGGCGGCGCGATCCGCGGATGGGCGGCGAAGTGCACGAGCGCCTCCGCGACGGTCAGCTCGAGCACGTCGGCGATCGAGTGCCCCTTGTAGCGGACCTGCAGCGTGGCCTCGTTGAAGCGCCGTCCCTGGCAGGCCTCGCAGCGCACGTACACGTCCGGGAGGAAGTGCATCTCGATGCGGCGGACGCCATCGCCCTCGCACGACTCGCAGCGACCGCCCTTCACGTTGAACGAGAAGCGACCGGGCTTGTAGCCGTGCACGCGCGCCTCGGGCAGCTGCGCGAAGAAGCCGCGGATCTCGTCGAACACCTTGATGTAGGTGGCGGGATTGCTGCGCGGCGTGCGCCCGATCGGGCGCTGGTCGATGTCGATCACCTTGTCGAGCTGCGCGAGGCCGTGGATCGCGCGGTGCGCGCCGACCGGCCGCTGTGCGTCGTGGAGCTTCCGCGCGAGCGCGGGGAAGAGGATGTCGTTCACGAGCGTCGACTTGCCGGCGCCCGACACGCCCGTCACGGCCGTGAGCACGCCGAGCGGGAGCTCGACGTCGACGTCGCGCAGGTTGTTGGCGCGCGCGCCGACCACCTTGATGGATCCACTCGCCCGGCGTCGCTCGCGCGGCGTCTCGATGCGCATCCGCCCCGACAGGTAGGCGCCCGTGAGCGAGTGCTTCGCGCGCTCGAGCTGCTTCGGCGTGCCGTCGAACACGATCTCGCCGCCCGCGACGCCCGCACCGGGCCCGAAGTCGATCACTCGGTCGGCGGCGCGGATCGTCTCTTCGTCGTGCTCGACGACGACGACCGTGTTCCCGATGTCGCGCATGCGCTCGAGCGTTCCGAGCAGCCGCGCGTTGTCGCGCTGGTGCAGGCCGATCGAGGGCTCGTCGAGGATGTAGATCACGCCCGTGAGGTCGGAGCCCACCTGGCTCGCGAGCCGGATGCGCTGCGCCTCGCCGCCCGACAGCGTCGGCCCGGCGCGGTCGAGCGAGAGGTAGCCGAGCCCGACCGACGCGAGGAAGTGCAGCCGCGCGCGGATCTCCTTCACGAGCTCGGCGGCGATCTGCTTCGCGGCACCCGCGAGGGCGAGCCCGTCGAAGAACGCGAGCGCGTCGTCGACCGTGAGCCGGGAGACGTCGACGATGCTGCGCGCGTCGACGCGCACCGCGCGGCTCTCGACGCGGAGCCGCGTGCCCTCGCACGCCGAGCACGGCCGATCGGCGAGGAACTGCGCGAAGTAGCGCTTCGCCCGCTCGCTCGTCGTCTCGCGGAAGCGGCGCATGAGGCGCGGCAGCGCGCCCTCCCACGTCTGGACGAACTCGGCCTTGTCGCCCTTCTTCCCCTGCCACTTCACGCGGAAGGTCCGCTCGCCCGCGCCGTGCAGCAGCGTCTCGCGCTGCTTGCGCGTGAGCTTCGCGAACGGCACGTCGAACGGAATGCCGAGCTGGCGGAGGATCTGCGTGCGCAGCCCCGACCAGCTCGTCTTCGTCGAGAGCTCGCCACCCCACGGCTTGACGGCGCCCTGATCGAGCGTGAGCGACGGGTCGGGCACGACGAGATCGGGGTCGATCTCGACGCGCACGCCGAGCCCGTTGCACTCGGCGCACATGCCCTGCGGACTGTTGAACGAGAAGGCCTGCGGCGTGAGCTCGGGGAACGAGAGCCCGCACGCGCCGCACGCGGCCGACTCGGTGAACGTGCGATCCTCCGCGCGCGCGCCGTCGCCGACCGAGGCGATCAGCGTGCCCGCTCCGACGGCGAGCGCGGTCTCCACCGACTCGACGAGCCGCGCCTTCGGCGCGCGCGCGCCGCGCGCGACGACGAGCCGGTCGACGACGGCCTCGACGTGGTGCTTGCGGCGTTTGTCGAGCGCCTGCGTCTCCTCGGCGAGCACGACCTCGCCGTCGACGCGCAGCCGCACGAAGCCCCTGCGGCGCGCGTCCTCGAGCAGCTCGCGGTGTTCGCCCTTGCGGTTGACGAGGAGCGGCGCGAGCAGCGTGAGGCGCGCGCCGTCGGGCAGCCCGAGCAGCTCGTTCGCGATCTGCTCGGCCGTCTGCCCCGCGACGCGCTCGCCGCAGCGCGTGCAGTGCTGCTCGCCGACGCGCGCCCACAGCACGCGCAGGTAGTCCGAGATCTCGGTGATCGTGCCGACCGTCGAGCGCGGGTTCGTGCCGGTCGTCTTCTGCTCGATCGAGATCGTCGGAGAGAGGCCGCGGATCGTGTCGTACTTCGGCTTGTCCATCTGCCCGAGGAACTGCCGGGCGTAGGCCGAGAGCGATTCGACGTAGCGACGCTGCCCCTCGGCGTAGAGCGTGTCGAATGCGAGCGACGACTTGCCCGAGCCCGACACGCCGGTCAGCACGACGAGCTTCCGCTTCGGGATGCGCACCTCGACGGACTTGAGGTTGTGCTCCCGGGCCCCCTTGATGTGGACGTGGTCGAGCTCCATGACGGCGGGCGAGTCTACGCGAGCGAACGGGCCGGCGAAACTACGGCGAAGACGCGTCGCTGCCGCGCGGGCGCCGCTCGCGTCTTCAGTCGCCCCATGCGGTCGCCGATAGTCGCGCGGTGCGAGGCCCGCGGTAGCGCCTCGCCTCGAGTCGAGCCCGGCTTCAACGTACGGGCAGGAGGGACCCCGGGATGTTCGGTCAGACCCAGCCTCGCAGCGCCGGCCGCGCGCGGCGGATCGTGGCGGCGCTCTGCGCGATCGCTCTCGTCACCTGCGTCGGCGCCAGCACGAGCTTCGCCATGGACGACGCGGACATGGAGTGGGAGGCCGCGATGCCGGCCGACGTCGCCGCGTCCGATCCCTCCGCCGACGCCCTCTTCCTCCGCCCCCTCGGCCTCGCGGCGCTCGTCATGGGCGTCGCGCTCTTCGTTCCCGCGGCCGCCATCACGCTCGTGACGCGACCTCACGAGATCGGCAAGCCGCTCCAGGGCCTCGTCATCGCGCCGGCCCGCTACGTCTGGGCGGACGGTCTCGGCAAGCACTGATCGACGCGCGCGCCGATCTCCGCCACGGCGGCGGGCGGCGCGCGGAGCACCGAAGGATCCGCAACGAAGGGCGAGGCGACGCTCCGGCGTCGCCTCGCCCTTCTCGTTTGCGCGCCCCCTCGCGCGCCGGCCCGCGCCGGATGGCGTCGCGAGGCGATGGCGGTAGCCTCGCCCGCCCCCGGTGGAGGCCCGCGACCCGCGATGAGCGAATCGCTGCAGACGTGGCTCGACGCGCACTCGTCGCTCGCGCAGCTCGTGTACGTCGCGTCGCTCCTGCTCGCGGC
This Myxococcota bacterium DNA region includes the following protein-coding sequences:
- a CDS encoding metallophosphoesterase, with the protein product MLRWLWLVPAIAVFGALAFLTHGYVVERMVREAGLAEPLATWLGAGVWFGLALIVAQPLAERLAPRAVGRAVAVPAYLWMGVLFLLIVALAASDAVLALGVRAAHAAGAVATATPAVGAERAAVVATVVLAAAALGVRNALRGPRDVRVELVLARWPRELDGYRIVQVSDVHIGPMLGARFAREIARRVNALAPDLVAVTGDLVDGRADHLADEVAPLAALRARDGVFFVTGNHDFYSGADVWSRRVEELGMRALRNEAVLVERAGARFALAGVDDHRAAMLPGEGGEDLDRALEGVSPSDALVLLAHDPSTFARAHAMGVDLQLSGHTHGGQIWPFRWLVRLAVPFVEGVHRRGAAQLYVSRGTGFWGPPMRLGAPAEITELVLRAPAAGSGARAAGN
- a CDS encoding acyl-CoA dehydrogenase family protein; this translates as MIEWSEQHLLIRDAVRRFIEAEIVPNLDELEHGDLPPYDILRKLYATFGIDELNRARFAKMIEKAKSGGADAAPRSDEERGDRSDGAAMQLIPIIELCRYCPGMVTAMGVSVGLTGSAVMSKGTIEQKERWGLDLLTFAKVGAWAITEPGSGSDAFGGMKASARREGDEFVLNGSKTFITNGPHADTIVFICKLDEAGVDPRDRRILNFVLDRGMPGLEQSKPLRKMGMHSSPTGELFLNDVRVGMDRLLGGEKALEKGSGRSSAKDTFQTERSGVAAMALGIVERCLELSVAYAKERVQFGQPIGQFQLIQDKLARMEVARVNLQNLVFRVIEGAAVGRPMTLAEASAMKLYAARAAVEVSMEAVQVFGGNGYMSEYRVEQLARDAKVLQIYAGTDEMQIRAIALDLLKG
- a CDS encoding PilT/PilU family type 4a pilus ATPase, with protein sequence MARLDEMLVYLKDNDGSDLHLAAGLEPRIRAKGRIRAIEGRDRLADAELRGLLEELATPKHWNEYVATNDVDFAYGLEGVARFRANYFVQENGAGAVFRIIPEEIVPIDKLKLPEAIRGLANLREGLVLVTGPTGSGKSTTLAAIINEINANKSRHIVTIEDPVEFVHQNRKAVFSHREVGLHTLGFGPALRAAIRQDADVILVGEMRERETISLAITAAEMGMLVFGTLHTNNAAKTIDRIIDAFPADEQNMVRLSLSESLAGIVSQLLLPTADGKGRVAANEILLRTPGLPNVIRENNGQMLYSIIQSGKTQGMQAMDDVLWDYCQQGRITPHDAYMKATDKARFEPLVKE
- the uvrA gene encoding excinuclease ABC subunit UvrA: MELDHVHIKGAREHNLKSVEVRIPKRKLVVLTGVSGSGKSSLAFDTLYAEGQRRYVESLSAYARQFLGQMDKPKYDTIRGLSPTISIEQKTTGTNPRSTVGTITEISDYLRVLWARVGEQHCTRCGERVAGQTAEQIANELLGLPDGARLTLLAPLLVNRKGEHRELLEDARRRGFVRLRVDGEVVLAEETQALDKRRKHHVEAVVDRLVVARGARAPKARLVESVETALAVGAGTLIASVGDGARAEDRTFTESAACGACGLSFPELTPQAFSFNSPQGMCAECNGLGVRVEIDPDLVVPDPSLTLDQGAVKPWGGELSTKTSWSGLRTQILRQLGIPFDVPFAKLTRKQRETLLHGAGERTFRVKWQGKKGDKAEFVQTWEGALPRLMRRFRETTSERAKRYFAQFLADRPCSACEGTRLRVESRAVRVDARSIVDVSRLTVDDALAFFDGLALAGAAKQIAAELVKEIRARLHFLASVGLGYLSLDRAGPTLSGGEAQRIRLASQVGSDLTGVIYILDEPSIGLHQRDNARLLGTLERMRDIGNTVVVVEHDEETIRAADRVIDFGPGAGVAGGEIVFDGTPKQLERAKHSLTGAYLSGRMRIETPRERRRASGSIKVVGARANNLRDVDVELPLGVLTAVTGVSGAGKSTLVNDILFPALARKLHDAQRPVGAHRAIHGLAQLDKVIDIDQRPIGRTPRSNPATYIKVFDEIRGFFAQLPEARVHGYKPGRFSFNVKGGRCESCEGDGVRRIEMHFLPDVYVRCEACQGRRFNEATLQVRYKGHSIADVLELTVAEALVHFAAHPRIAPPLELLQQVGLDYLHLGQPSPTLSGGEAQRIKLARELAKRATGRTLYILDEPTTGLHFDDVRKLLAVLQQLVDAGNSVVVIEHNLDVIRCADWVVDLGPEGGPEGGRIVAQGTPEDVARAAGSHTGRYLRAALADARGRATPRRTRR
- a CDS encoding FKBP-type peptidyl-prolyl cis-trans isomerase; translation: MIPRPLVAVLALALGSFVAAASFAADGPPKTDEEKTLYFLGTLAARNLAPFALSADELAVVQRGMRDALAGNAMDLDGQTYGPRIRELMQSRASAAAAVEKQASQAFLDAEARKPGVRRLESGVLVDELRAGTGDQPTVSDTVVVHYHGTLRDGSVFDSSVERGQPFRTPLAGVVKCWQDGVTTMRVGGKSRLLCPSDVAYGDAGAPPAIKGGAALVFEVELLEIVK
- a CDS encoding secondary thiamine-phosphate synthase enzyme YjbQ gives rise to the protein MPVERLRIEVPGRGLREITREVGAAVARAGVAEGLCTVFVRHTSASLVIQENADPSAARDLEAFLDRLVPEGDALFTHTAEGADDMPAHVKSALTATSVAIPVLGGRLGLGTWQGVFLWEHRRRRGAREVLVHTGV